aaGTGAAAAAAAAGGTTACTAATCTTAGGAAGGGCCCTACAAGATGTTTGGTACTTGTGAAGCAAGTTTTAGCTGCAACTCCTTGATCTTTGAGCATAGCTCAGTTTTCTGCTCCTTGTAGCTCTGGAGCAAGAAATCCTTCCCATCTATTACTTCCTTCAACTCCTGCACTTCTCTCTTCAACATCtcgatcctctctctctctgcttttgcTTTCTCTGCTCCAACACAGTTTACTTCCATGCCATCAACATTGTCAGGATACCCGTTCATGAACCCATTTGTAGCCTCGTGATGCCATTGTCTTGCCTCTATGGGTTTCTCAGGCGAGACCACCTCTGCAACACAATGGTCAGCAATGACCTTTCTTAGCTGCTGGATCTCTCTTTCAGAATTAAACAAGTCTCTGCCAGTGCAATCTAGTTGAGCCTGCAGATGTGCCGATTGGGACAATTGAATGTTCAGAGAATTCTGAAGGTCTGTTATCTGGGCCTGCATTTCCATGATCATTTCATCCCGTCTCTTGAGCTGTTGGCGTAGTTTTTGGATCACCTCTCTCTTGCTATAGATATCAGATCCAGATTCTGAGATGCAAGGGGAGCCTGAGCTGTTTGAGTGGTGCAATGGCTTCCTGGGCATCTCAAGACGATCAGGCGATGATATCCACATCACACTTCCAACATCTTTATTTTGTTCTGCTGCAGGGATTTCTACCAGTGCAAGGGAGACATCTGCCTCGTGTGCCACTGGATTTTTGGGTTGCTTGACATCCACTCTGCCTTCTGAAGTACCTATAGCACATCAAACATGGAAAAGGCCCAGTCAAAGATCGAAGGCGCACCGCAGAATATCTACAACAATGAAGCACAGATACAAATATAGGATGCATAAGTCAATCATGGAAAAGGCCAGGTCAAAGATCGAAGACGCACTGCATGATATCTACAACCATGAAGCACAGATACAAAAATATGATGCATACATGTATGATACAGCTGTTGGATACATGTAAATGAAAAGTTaaaatttccctttggttttgccaGTTCCCCCAAGCCTTTTAGTCCCTGATGGGGAAGGAAAGAAAGGGCTTCCTTCACTTATAACTACTCATCAGCCTTTATCCATTTGGACTTGGAAAGAGAAGTGTGTTGTGGATTAAACTTTAATGAGCTTCTTCAAACAGCTGCACCGGACCAAAGTAGGCCAGGTTGATAAGGACGTGGGTTGAACTCAATTCAAGCCGAACCCTGTTTCCTAGACCACACCTAAATGGTTCCTTGGCTGTTTAACGTTTAAAAGGTGCCTCCATTGGACCTAACCCATTTGGAAGCACCCTTTGGGGCAGTCAACGGTTCTCTGACTTGTTGAATTCTCACTTTCTCTTTTCAACTTAACCTCAGTCCTTTTTGGCCTAGGTTTGAGTTGAATCAAATCACATCTAACCAAGATTTGATGTACTACCAATCAATTATATGATTCTGCTGCTACTTACAACCTATGCTGCAAATCATACAATTGATGTGAACTTGAGGTTAACATAAAATAGTGTATCCACACCTCGCTGATGAATGCTAATCAGAAAAACATCAGTAACTTGAAGACCATCTTGGGGTGAAAGGTGTTCCTTCAAAGTGGACTTATTTCAGTGCATTATTCACAAATGACTCAGCTCATGCCAGTTCATATATCATTCAGCATCAGATCCATTTTATATATGAGAACCAAGCTTGGACTCAATCTCAAGAGGAACCTTAATTTGAATAGGCTTGCTCAGGAGCAGGCTTGAATAGGCTCATTATATCTAATATTACTATAACACTAAACTTATTCATTGAGCATTCAATTTGTTTGGTTTCTATATAAGAATTATGGGAAAAttgatatttcaaaaagaaaagagaaatatatatgaaatttataCCATCCTTGAAGCAAATATGATGGTTTTGAAAAGTAGAATGATCATTTAGACCTTGATTAGttgttattaattttttttgttaaacaaaACATAAAACTATATAAATTTGACTAAAGCTTGAATCAAGGTTGAATTTAGCATTAGATCAACTTGGATGATAAGATATTATCCCATTATTATGCCACTTAATTGCATAAGCTTCAACTTTACTTAAAATTGGATAAACTTAGGCCCAGTCAACTGCATATGATTTGAACATGTATTAACTTTAGCTTGGTCAATTGGAAAATTAACTGAGCATAAACAAAGCTTTCAGTTTGAATACGGTTTCACTGAGCTTGAAAGAAGGTTCAATAAGTATGTTATATTATTGCTTGACAAATGTAATGTATTTTATATTATCGGCTACATTTACATTGCAATCAATATATGATAAACGTAATGTATTTATTGATGAAGACACTAcaccatataattaaaatatatgccAACATGAACGTCTAAGAATACAGCTGTTACTGCTAAAGCCATTAGAGTTCAAtttaatgcatattttatttatagaaaaTGCCAAAAAATATCATGCACCATATATTAACCGTGTCTAATACTTTAGGTTACTATATGAAAAACTCAATAGAAAGACCTTGACAGATGTGTAACTTGAACTAATATTAGTTTTAGATGCCAAGCAAGAAAAGTCATGTGGCCTTGCTATTGATAACCAAAAGTAAATACATGACACTAATAAGTCTACTCACTATAACATCTTCATTAAATCTATGTATGGATATGCTGAGAGGCAGCCTATAGATGTGGTTGTTAAACAATTTGAGTTGATAAAAATTAGTAATTAAAGAAAGATAGATGAAGGCTTAAGAAAACTTAGCTAGAAGCAATAAAAGATATTATAATGCTCTTgatttaaatagaaataattacaTTACATAGATTTTaatgataagaaaaaaatatccatGTAGCCAACTCCAAGTAGTTGATACATTTTagcttattattgttgttgtcgcTGTTGTTCATGTTCATGTGCCACATCATAAGAAAATGCACCAATCAAGAATTAATAATTTGGCAATTGCAATATCTCCATAAATAGACCATACAAATTTAAGAACTTGAGAGAAAAAGCACCTTTGTTTTGATACTTCGTCTATATGAAATTTGTAGAGGGTTTTCCAAGACAACACACCTGAGAGACAGTAGCAACATACTTCCTCATCCTGATTAAAGTGATAAAGACTTGAATGCAATTGGCATGCGCCTGAGCTTTTCTTGGACGCAGATTTTCTATATTCTGTGTGGACatctaaaacatttaatattaagTACATCTTTAAGAAATAATATGCCAATATAGCACTGGCACAGGTTAAACCTTTGTGGGCAGTATCTTGTCTTCTTATCTGAAAGGCCTTCTTGAGCTTACATCCTAGACTTACTGTTAGTGTGCTCAGCAATGCACTGCCTGCAATAAGAACCCAATTTGGCCCTTCCTGTCGTACATGATTCAGCTTTTGAACTCTCTGTATGGATGCAGTTGTTTTTGATGTCATCTTAAACCTGTGGCTGGAGGAAAAGTGATTGAAAAGTTTACTTGATCTGCACCAAAATCCAATAAGGAGGCTAAGAATCTAATATGACAATTATCGGAGAAGATACTCATTTATCGAGCTCCAAAATAATGGCTATTTACATTTCTACATATACATATTAGTCAAATCAATAAGAAACAAAGTTACCTCAGCTCTTAATGCACATATTAGGCATGAATACTTATCCTCTATCTGATCTTCTCTTCATTGCTTAGttatttattcttgttttaaCCTTCATATCTTGCAAACAAAACCTTTCCtttcaaaatcaaaacaaaagaaatttcTCAATATATTAATAAGACATCAAGCACATTTATAATTTTCctagtttcttttttcttctgtGCTCATGACAACCTTGATTACTTTCATATCTCTGATTATGTTCACTGACACCAACATGATTTCATATCTCCAGTTCATGCTAAAAATCTTGATTAGTCAactattacaacaacaacaaaaccataagtaTCAACTATTTGTAATCGGCTACATGAATTTTTGCCACAATTGAGACTTAACCAGTCAACTCAAAAACATAAATAATCAACACTACAATATTAGCTAAGGTTGGCCCCTTAATTATATTCCTATGACTGCTTTACACTGTGCTCTCATGTATGGATTACATAGGTATTAGCTAAGGGTAGCCCCTTAATTATATTGCTATGACTGTTTTACACTGTGCTCTCATGTATGGATTATTGATTCCTAAACAAACATAAAGAAACAATAACTGTTACAATAATATGATGCATGAATTGGGAATTTAATTCATGTAcctttttttaaaatatcatttGTTTAACAAATCACCTCTAATTATGTCTCTGATAGCAAGCTCCTAAGTTTCTGTAAAAGGACCGTTTCTGTAAAACAGTATCCTTTACAACAGAAGATATTATAGCCCTAGATACAAGGCAAacgttttgatttttttttctatccaTGTTTGGGATCATTTTGATTACTATTATCTTCATATAACACATGTTGTTCATCATCGTTGCTCCGGTTTCACACAAGCATATAGCTAAAATCTCAATCACCTGACTCAAACTTGGGTAATAGCATGGCAGAAAAACATAAACGTGGAGTGTTACTTCCTATCAATTGTTATAACCAATTCACTGGTGGATAAAGTTAATTATACATTAGGCCTTCCTCAACACAACTAAGTCCGATACAAGAGTCTAAAACAAACGTGGATCAAGCATTTAGTTTGTTTCAAATCCTGCATGACATCCCTTCTCTTTCCAACACAGACCCTTCCTTTCCTGCAAATGCAACTATTTCTTTCCTATCATGATTAAGATAACAAAAGAGGACAATGAGAATCACACAGAAAAATGCTGCATCAACGTAGCTACCGCTTCCTAGTTCAAATAATATTCATAACCAATTCCATAACCttcaagaagaagaaacagaGAACAAGTTTTCCTTAAGAAAACATCACAAATCAACCCAAGTCAATCAAATACATTATCAATATAAAGACCCATCGATCGAGCACCGAGAAACGACACTCAGCCGCCCCATGGCGCACACAGAGGGAATCGATCGGGCAACATCACGAAATCAGGACCGGAAATAGAAGGAGGAGGATACGAATCGGTCGATCGTACCTCGTGGGGGCGGAATCGGCGGCTGCGACGATCGATCGGATCTCTCGCCCGCAGCAGTTATGTGTGTGTGGTACTTTCCGGTATGGAAGTGCGAACCAGTCGATGGAATCGCCTCCCTTCTCTTCTACTGAGGATTCAGCGGCGGTTTACGCCCCTCCTCTTTCTCCTGCTGCTCCTCCGTTACGGCCGCGCATGCCGCCATATAGCTGTCGTCGTTGCCTTCGCCCTCGGAGACCCGATCTCCCGTGCGGGCGCCCGCATATAAATACCGGCCTCCTCCGGACCCGGGAATTTATAGCCAACTAGTAATATAAATATTGAGAACatcatatatagatatacatatatatatatgtatatatatatatatatatatatatatacatatatatatatatatataattataattataatttattaatagAAAACTGAAAATTTGTGACATTAATAATCATGACTCTAATAAAGTGTCAGATTGCAATTTAGGATTTGAATCCAAAGACCTATGATATTTTGAAGTATgcattctttaattattttaccttatTAACGCTCTAAGAACATAAAAGCTTCTAATTAATAACTATTACGAACAGTATAAAGGGAATATTTGATTCATTGTTTAATCGAGCCAAATTATTTGATTAGTTGTTGAAGAGTTGGAAGCATGGTGTCTCTTTAAAACCTCTAAAACCTTAGTTTGTAATGTGTTTATAACAGTAAAATTTGTTTATAAAACATATACACATGATAACTCTGTTTAATCTCAAGTCGAAAATAGGAGTCGACTCATAAGAACTCCTTGAATATCCTAAAACCTACTTGAATTTAAACAAATATTCTGGCTTAAACTAAGTTATTATCCTTCGATTTGTCGAGACAAACTCACCTGCAAATAACACAGTAATAATGAGCAAATTTCTTTGCATTAATGACTTGTGCGGAACTGGAACAGTAAAGTAACAAGGACATCAGTACTCACTTGTACAGTACTGAAGCAGTAGTACCATGGATGATGTTAATTGTGCATCAAACTTCACACAAGAAATGCAAGGCCTTCATTGCACCATACAAAATGCTTTGTTATGATGCTTTCTACAAGACCAGCAAATGCATCAACTCTTGGGAGATCAAAATGAAATGCCGAAAAGACTGATCTCGACCACAAACAATTTCAGAGAAATAAAACCAACACATCTgataagtaaaaaagaaaagcagGTTATAGCTAAAAATGAATAGCTTTATCCAAAATTTAATTTGCCAAACTAATAATGAGATGCTTTGGAAACACTTTGCAACACAAACATATTTATTGAACAATCATGGACAGACACCAGAACCTTGTGCTTGCTTCCATTGCCTACTCGGTGTACAAAATCCCAGCTCTGCTAGGCATGTTGTCCATGATTTGATTATATTAGCTCCAACTATAAATACACTGATTgaaactagatatatatatatatatatatatatatatatatatatatatacagacctAAAGCAGAAGGTCCATTGTTCTTCATTGAAGAACAAAGTGGTTTTAGCCTGAACATGTGTGGAAGCTGTGGGATAATATTATCCTGATGCTCCTGCAGCTGCTGTGGATCCTTTTTCATGTTCGTGTTGTtcctctttggcaaactcctcgaTTAACATCTGCTGTCTCTGTGTTAAATTGCTGTCGAAAAAACATAGTTCACCAGAAGTTAAACATAAACCATAGACCTCCAGATGAACGAAAATTATAAAGCAAAGAAAAGGTTAACACTGGATAAAATGAACTTACACTGGTACGGTTACGTTAAAGTGAACATATTCGTCCCCATAGTAGGAACTGTTCCTCATCTTTATTCCTGCAGATTAATCTCTTATATTAAGCTTCATTATGAAACCTATGTTACCTTCTCTTACATAGAAATGTGATAGAACAAAGTAGTCTTTTTGCTGTACGAAAAGACATGCTAAGCATAATAAAGCTGTAGAACAAGGTAAATAAtagcatttgcagtcaataaccaACAATAAGGATCCTCCCATGCAAAAGTCCAAAAGTAAAATACAATAAAATAATCCCTTTAAGACAACCTTCTGACCAGGTTGAGTACCAGGTTTAACCTAAAAAGTAGAAATCCAGCACTCGTTATATGATATTTATTGTATAATTAAGGTATCTCTTCCCTGCTCTACTTGAATATTTCAGAATTTGCAAGGATGGCAAACTGACCTTAAGAACTACGTCTCCTGTGAGAGTTGGCACTTGAATTGTCCCTCCTAAAATTGCCTGAGAATATGACATTTAATAAAATCCATCTTAAGCAAACAATTGTTTCCTTACCGTTTGCCTTTCCATAGGAATAACTCCTGCTTACAATCATTCAAAAGCTAGTTGTCACAATGCTAAGACACTTTAGCACAAGACCAAGGCCTGCTTTTATACTCTTGACACTGGATTTATAGTTCCATTTAAATATTGTCAGTCATATTATCATATGCATATGCCCCTATTTATCTATGTCAACACAGTCCTAGTGAAGGTGATGAGAATAATTGATCTAGAAAATGGGTGACGGATTGATGTAAGTCAAAAATAGAACGCAAGAATGGGAAGGTTCACAAGAAGGCCATAACCTACGCTGATACAATTCTTACCCAAAAGAAGAGAACCAAAATAAGGAGAAATGAC
The DNA window shown above is from Musa acuminata AAA Group cultivar baxijiao chromosome BXJ2-4, Cavendish_Baxijiao_AAA, whole genome shotgun sequence and carries:
- the LOC135609903 gene encoding uncharacterized protein LOC135609903 isoform X2, whose translation is MTSKTTASIQRVQKLNHVRQEGPNWVLIAGSALLSTLTVSLGCKLKKAFQIRRQDTAHKEYRKSASKKSSGACQLHSSLYHFNQDEEVCCYCLSGTSEGRVDVKQPKNPVAHEADVSLALVEIPAAEQNKDVGSVMWISSPDRLEMPRKPLHHSNSSGSPCISESGSDIYSKREVIQKLRQQLKRRDEMIMEMQAQITDLQNSLNIQLSQSAHLQAQLDCTGRDLFNSEREIQQLRKVIADHCVAEVVSPEKPIEARQWHHEATNGFMNGYPDNVDGMEVNCVGAEKAKAERERIEMLKREVQELKEVIDGKDFLLQSYKEQKTELCSKIKELQLKLASQVPNIL
- the LOC135609903 gene encoding uncharacterized protein LOC135609903 isoform X1: MTSKTTASIQRVQKLNHVRQEGPNWVLIAGSALLSTLTVSLGCKLKKAFQIRRQDTAHKDVHTEYRKSASKKSSGACQLHSSLYHFNQDEEVCCYCLSGTSEGRVDVKQPKNPVAHEADVSLALVEIPAAEQNKDVGSVMWISSPDRLEMPRKPLHHSNSSGSPCISESGSDIYSKREVIQKLRQQLKRRDEMIMEMQAQITDLQNSLNIQLSQSAHLQAQLDCTGRDLFNSEREIQQLRKVIADHCVAEVVSPEKPIEARQWHHEATNGFMNGYPDNVDGMEVNCVGAEKAKAERERIEMLKREVQELKEVIDGKDFLLQSYKEQKTELCSKIKELQLKLASQVPNIL